A window from Falco naumanni isolate bFalNau1 chromosome 3, bFalNau1.pat, whole genome shotgun sequence encodes these proteins:
- the ZBTB8B gene encoding zinc finger and BTB domain-containing protein 8B isoform X1, with the protein MEMQSYYAKLLGELNEQRKRDFFCDCSIIVEGRIFKAHKNILFANSGYFRALLIHYIQDSGRHSTASLDIVTSEAFSIILDFLYSGKLDLCGENVIEVMSAASYLQMTDVVNFCKTYIRSSLDICRKIEREAAFYQADSGSASSAREGTSYGSKSQCSASVSSLQEKERISDCQRDPPCGECSSCHPLELVVRDPVSSDSPDDVNSSLPKGVEPKVEFDSDEVEVEVGERLPQYPTPLSLEQMEEGLHGGQAMDLACNNYHMKQFLEALLRNSSAQRKDDVVHHFVRGFEGRPEDAGVAMSSMMDIHSDWYGEDTDSLFSCWSPEVSLLSQAQHLLGCLTLAGISPSSSVGDLEKKMIISICISPEVDNKDLGILSAYGDVLVVPIKLHKCPFCPYTAKQKGILKRHIRSHTGERPYPCETCGKRFTRQEHLRSHALSVHRSNKPIICKGCRRTFTSSLSQGLRRFGLCDSCTCVTTTHEDSMPINLSLMEPSSEGQEKGDADNDWPIYVESGEENDPADDDDADGDDKQEIHRSLSDRETLM; encoded by the exons ATGGAGATGCAGTCGTACTACGCCAAGCTCCTGGGAGAGCTCAACGAGCAGCGCAAGAGGGACTTCTTCTGCGACTGCAGCATTATCGTGGAGGGGAGGATCTTCAAAGCGCACAAAAACATCCTGTTTGCCAACAGCGGCTATTTCCGAGCCCTCCTGATCCACTACATCCAAGATAGTGGACGCCACAGCACCGCTTCTCTGGACATTGTCACCTCGGAGGCTTTCTCCATCATCCTCGATTTCCTCTACTCCGGGAAGCTGGATCTCTGTGGGGAAAATGTGATTGAGGTGATGTCTGCAGCTAGCTATTTGCAGATGACCGATGTGGTCAACTTCTGCAAAACGTATATAAGGTCTTCGTTAGATATTTGCAGGAAAATAGAGAGAGAAGCTGCTTTCTATCAGGCTGATAGTGGGAGCGCTAGTTCTGCGAGAGAGGGCACCTCGTACGGCTCCAAGAGCCAGTGCTCTGCCTCTGTCTCTTCcctgcaggaaaaggaaaggatttcGGATTGCCAGAGAGATCCTCCCTGCGGTgagtgcagcagctgccatccCCTGGAGCTTGTGGTCAGAGACCCTGTAAGCAGTGACTCTCCAGACGACGTTAATTCTTCGCTGCCTAAGGGGGTGGAACCCAAAGTGGAGTTTGACTCAGATGAAGTAGAGGTAGAAGTGGGCGAACGGCTGCCGCAGTATCCGACTCCATTGTCCCTCGAGCAGATGGAAGAGGGGCTGCACGGCGGGCAGGCGATGGACCTGGCCTGCAATAACTATCATATGAAACAATTCCTAGAGGCCCTGTTGCGCAACAGCTCAGCGCAGAGAAAGGATGATGTGGTTCATCACTTTGTCCGGGGCTTTGAGGGTAGGCCAGAGGATGCAGGGGTAGCCATGAGTTCCATGATGGACATTCACAGCGACTGGTATGGTGAGGACACAG ACTCACTTTTCAGCTGCTGGTCACCTGAGGTTTCACTGCTTTCCCAAGCGCAGCACTTGTTGGGATGTCTCACGTTGGCAGGAATATCTCCAAGCAGCAGTGTCGGGGACCTGGAGAAGAAGATGATCATATCCATATGCATTTCTCCTGAAGTGGACAATAAGGATTTGGGCATTTTATCTGCTTATG gtGATGTGTTAGTTGTGCCAATCAAGCTTCACAAATGTCCGTTCTGTCCCTACACGGCTAAACAGAAAGGAATACTAAAACGGCACATTCGCTCTCACACAGGTGAGAGACCCTACCCCTGTGAGACGTGTGGGAAACGTTTCACTCGGCAGGAACACCTTCGGAGTCATGCTTTAAGT GTGCATCGATCAAACAAGCCAATTATCTGTAAAGGTTGCAGGAGAACGTTCACAAGTAGCCTGTCCCAAGGATTGCGACGCTTTGGCTTGTGTGACAGCTGCACCTGTGTGACCACTACCCACGAGGACTCGATGCCCATTAACCTCAGCCTAATGGAACCTTCATCAGAAGGCCAAGAGAAGGGTGATGCCGATAACGATTGGCCCATATATGTGGAGTCTGGAGAGGAAAACGATCCAGCTGATGATGATGATGCCGATGGTGATGACAAGCAGGAAATCCACAGGAGTTTGTCAGACCGAGAAACGCTTATGTAG
- the TSSK3 gene encoding testis-specific serine/threonine-protein kinase 3, with amino-acid sequence MEGFLLAHGYQLGRTLGEGTYSKVKEAFSQKHQKKVAIKIIDKKEVPEDFIHKFLPRELQIVKCLNHRNIIRVHEMLKSAKGKICLVMELAEDGDIFDYVLREGPLPEPRARVLFRQLVEAVRYCHNSGVVHRDLKCENALLQGNTLKLTDFGFAKQLPRDRRELSWTFCGSTAYAAPEVLQGIPHDSCKGDIWSMGIILYILLCARMPFDDTNIPQMLHQQQKGVSVPGHLGISKECQNLLRMLLEPDATLRPSIEVVSRHPWLTNP; translated from the exons ATGGAGGGGTTTCTGCTTGCCCATGGCTACCAGCTCGGCAGGACCCTTGGGGAGGGGACCTACTCCAAGGTGAAGGAGGCTTTTTCCCAAAAGCACCAGAAGAAAGtggcaattaaaataattgataAGAAGGAAGTGCCAGAAG ACTTCATTCACAAATTCCTGCCCCGGGAGCTCCAGATCGTCAAGTGCTTGAACCACAGGAACATCATCCGCGTGCACGAGATGCTAAAATCCGCCAAGGGGAAGATCTGCCTCGTGATGGAGCTGGCGGAGGATGGGGACATCTTTGACTACGTGCTCCGCGAGGGTCCCCTGCCCGAGCCCCGTGCCAGGGTGCTTTTCCGCCAGCTGGTCGAGGCCGTCCGGTACTGCCACAACAGCGGGGTGGTCCACCGCGACCTCAAGTGCGAGAAcgccctgctgcagggcaacACCTTGAAGCTGACGGATTTTGGCTTTGCtaagcagctccccagggaccGCCGGGAGCTGAGCTGGACCTTCTGCGGCAGCACAGCCTACGCGGCGCCCGAGGTGCTGCAGGGCATACCCCACGACAGCTGCAAAGGCGACATCTGGAGCATGGGCATCATCCTCTACATCCTGCTCTGCGCGCGCATGCCCTTCGACGACACCAACATCCCACAGatgctgcaccagcagcagaaaggtgTCTCTGTCCCTGGGCACCTGGGCATCTCCAAAGAGTGCCAGAACCTCCTGAGAATGCTTCTGGAACCAGACGCAACCCTGAGACCCTCCATCGAGGTGGTCAGCAGGCACCCGTGGCTCACTAACCCCTGA
- the BSDC1 gene encoding BSD domain-containing protein 1 gives MAEGEDAGWWRSWLQQSYQAVKEKSTEALEFMKRDLAEFTQVVQHDTACTIAATASVVKDKLARAEGSSGATEKVRKGLSDFLGVISDTFAPSPDKTIDCDVITLMATPTGTTEPYDSAKARLYSLQSDPATYCNEPDGPAELLEAWLTQFNLEEKKGEIAELLATSPSIRALYTKMVPVAVSHSEFWQRYFYKVHRLEQDEARREALKQRAEQSIHQEEPGWEEDEEEFLGMSPLPCANVKFPGAAEKESAPAALEGSHPTAHKGPSEESWAVLPPELAPAEGSPSESSESISLVTQIANPASVPAAQLQTGAQPAVTRDLSQRLLEATVEEQSSLPKSPEPGHLSAPAQESAASSEQPTVTELKEVESKAQGRTETLKEEGPTDLRVFELNSDSGKSTPSNNGKKGSSTDISEDWEKDFDLDMTEEEVQLALSKVEMSGELEDEEWEDWE, from the exons ATGGCGGAGGG GGAGGACGCGGGCTGGTGgcggagctggctgcagcagagctatCAAGCCGTCAAGGAGAAG TCCACAGAAGCTTTGGAATTCATGAAACGGGACCTGGCTGAGTTCACTCAAGTAGTGCAGCATGATACGGCCTGCACTATCGCTGCTACAGCCAGTGTGGTCAAAGACAAGCTGGCA aGGGCAGAAGGTTCCTCAGGTGCAACTGAAAAGGTGAGGAAAGGGCTCTCTGACTTCCTGGGTGTCATCTCAGACACGTTTGCTCCCTCGCCGGATAAGACTATTGACTGCGATGTCATAACACTGATGGCAACACCCACAGGTACCACAGAGCCCTATGACAGTGCCAAG GCTCGCCTCTACAGCCTTCAGTCAGACCCAGCCACCTACTGCAATGAACCTGATG GCCCTGCTGAGCTCCTTGAGGCCTGGCTCACTCAGTTTAACCtagaggagaagaaaggggaGATTGCGGAGCTGCTGGCAACCAGCCCTTCCATCCGGGCTCTCTACACCAAAATG GTCCCTGTGGCTGTGTCCCATTCTGAATTCTGGCAGCGCTACTTCTATAAAGTGCATCGCCTGGAGCAG GATGAAGCCCGGAGGGAGGCTCTGAAGCAGCGAGCGGAGCAGAGCATTCACCAGGAGGAGCCAGGCTGGGAAGAGGATGAAG AGGAGTTCTTGGGGATGTCACCCCTGCCTTGTGCAAACGTGAAAtttccaggagcagcagagaaagaatCTGCCCCcgcagccctggagggaagCCACCCCACTGCTCACAAGGGACCCTCAGAGGAGAGCTGGGCCGTCCTCCCTCCAGAGCTGGCCCCAGCAGAGGGGAGCCCCTCTGAGAGCAGTgagagcatctcccttgtgacTCAGATTGCAAACCCTgcttctgtgcctgctgcacaGCTACAGACTGGAGCGCAACCAGCTGTGACCAGAGACCTCTCCCAGAGGCTGCTGGAGGCCACCGTGGAAGAGCAGAGCTCCCTGCCAAAGTCCCCAGAACCTGGTCATCTTTCTGCACCTGCCCAGGAGTCAGCAGCATCCTCAGAACAACCAACTGTTACAGAGCTCAAAGAGGTGGAAAGCAAAGCCCAGGGCAGGACAGAGACTCTGAAAGAGGAAGGACCAACAGATCTACGTGTCTTCGAGCTGAACTCGGATAGTGGGAAATCCACTCCCTCCAACAATGGCAAGAAAG GCTCCAGCACTGACATCAGTGAGGACTGGGAAAAAGACTTTGATTTGGACATGACTGAAGAGGAGGTGCAGCTGGCGCTCTCGAAGGTGGAAATGTCTGGGGAG CTGGAAGATGAAGAGTGGGAAGACTGGGAATAA
- the ZBTB8B gene encoding zinc finger and BTB domain-containing protein 8B isoform X2, giving the protein MEMQSYYAKLLGELNEQRKRDFFCDCSIIVEGRIFKAHKNILFANSGYFRALLIHYIQDSGRHSTASLDIVTSEAFSIILDFLYSGKLDLCGENVIEVMSAASYLQMTDVVNFCKTYIRSSLDICRKIEREAAFYQADSGSASSAREGTSYGSKSQCSASVSSLQEKERISDCQRDPPCGECSSCHPLELVVRDPVSSDSPDDVNSSLPKGVEPKVEFDSDEVEVEVGERLPQYPTPLSLEQMEEGLHGGQAMDLACNNYHMKQFLEALLRNSSAQRKDDVVHHFVRGFEGRPEDAGVAMSSMMDIHSDWYGEDTGDVLVVPIKLHKCPFCPYTAKQKGILKRHIRSHTGERPYPCETCGKRFTRQEHLRSHALSVHRSNKPIICKGCRRTFTSSLSQGLRRFGLCDSCTCVTTTHEDSMPINLSLMEPSSEGQEKGDADNDWPIYVESGEENDPADDDDADGDDKQEIHRSLSDRETLM; this is encoded by the exons ATGGAGATGCAGTCGTACTACGCCAAGCTCCTGGGAGAGCTCAACGAGCAGCGCAAGAGGGACTTCTTCTGCGACTGCAGCATTATCGTGGAGGGGAGGATCTTCAAAGCGCACAAAAACATCCTGTTTGCCAACAGCGGCTATTTCCGAGCCCTCCTGATCCACTACATCCAAGATAGTGGACGCCACAGCACCGCTTCTCTGGACATTGTCACCTCGGAGGCTTTCTCCATCATCCTCGATTTCCTCTACTCCGGGAAGCTGGATCTCTGTGGGGAAAATGTGATTGAGGTGATGTCTGCAGCTAGCTATTTGCAGATGACCGATGTGGTCAACTTCTGCAAAACGTATATAAGGTCTTCGTTAGATATTTGCAGGAAAATAGAGAGAGAAGCTGCTTTCTATCAGGCTGATAGTGGGAGCGCTAGTTCTGCGAGAGAGGGCACCTCGTACGGCTCCAAGAGCCAGTGCTCTGCCTCTGTCTCTTCcctgcaggaaaaggaaaggatttcGGATTGCCAGAGAGATCCTCCCTGCGGTgagtgcagcagctgccatccCCTGGAGCTTGTGGTCAGAGACCCTGTAAGCAGTGACTCTCCAGACGACGTTAATTCTTCGCTGCCTAAGGGGGTGGAACCCAAAGTGGAGTTTGACTCAGATGAAGTAGAGGTAGAAGTGGGCGAACGGCTGCCGCAGTATCCGACTCCATTGTCCCTCGAGCAGATGGAAGAGGGGCTGCACGGCGGGCAGGCGATGGACCTGGCCTGCAATAACTATCATATGAAACAATTCCTAGAGGCCCTGTTGCGCAACAGCTCAGCGCAGAGAAAGGATGATGTGGTTCATCACTTTGTCCGGGGCTTTGAGGGTAGGCCAGAGGATGCAGGGGTAGCCATGAGTTCCATGATGGACATTCACAGCGACTGGTATGGTGAGGACACAG gtGATGTGTTAGTTGTGCCAATCAAGCTTCACAAATGTCCGTTCTGTCCCTACACGGCTAAACAGAAAGGAATACTAAAACGGCACATTCGCTCTCACACAGGTGAGAGACCCTACCCCTGTGAGACGTGTGGGAAACGTTTCACTCGGCAGGAACACCTTCGGAGTCATGCTTTAAGT GTGCATCGATCAAACAAGCCAATTATCTGTAAAGGTTGCAGGAGAACGTTCACAAGTAGCCTGTCCCAAGGATTGCGACGCTTTGGCTTGTGTGACAGCTGCACCTGTGTGACCACTACCCACGAGGACTCGATGCCCATTAACCTCAGCCTAATGGAACCTTCATCAGAAGGCCAAGAGAAGGGTGATGCCGATAACGATTGGCCCATATATGTGGAGTCTGGAGAGGAAAACGATCCAGCTGATGATGATGATGCCGATGGTGATGACAAGCAGGAAATCCACAGGAGTTTGTCAGACCGAGAAACGCTTATGTAG
- the ZBTB8B gene encoding zinc finger and BTB domain-containing protein 8B isoform X5, whose amino-acid sequence MEMQSYYAKLLGELNEQRKRDFFCDCSIIVEGRIFKAHKNILFANSGYFRALLIHYIQDSGRHSTASLDIVTSEAFSIILDFLYSGKLDLCGENVIEVMSAASYLQMTDVVNFCKTYIRSSLDICRKIEREAAFYQADSGSASSAREGTSYGSKSQCSASVSSLQEKERISDCQRDPPCGECSSCHPLELVVRDPVSSDSPDDVNSSLPKGVEPKVEFDSDEVEVEVGERLPQYPTPLSLEQMEEGLHGGQAMDLACNNYHMKQFLEALLRNSSAQRKDDVVHHFVRGFEGRPEDAGVAMSSMMDIHSDWYGEDTDSLFSCWSPEVSLLSQAQHLLGCLTLAGISPSSSVGDLEKKMIISICISPEVDNKDLGILSAYAFSGPAT is encoded by the exons ATGGAGATGCAGTCGTACTACGCCAAGCTCCTGGGAGAGCTCAACGAGCAGCGCAAGAGGGACTTCTTCTGCGACTGCAGCATTATCGTGGAGGGGAGGATCTTCAAAGCGCACAAAAACATCCTGTTTGCCAACAGCGGCTATTTCCGAGCCCTCCTGATCCACTACATCCAAGATAGTGGACGCCACAGCACCGCTTCTCTGGACATTGTCACCTCGGAGGCTTTCTCCATCATCCTCGATTTCCTCTACTCCGGGAAGCTGGATCTCTGTGGGGAAAATGTGATTGAGGTGATGTCTGCAGCTAGCTATTTGCAGATGACCGATGTGGTCAACTTCTGCAAAACGTATATAAGGTCTTCGTTAGATATTTGCAGGAAAATAGAGAGAGAAGCTGCTTTCTATCAGGCTGATAGTGGGAGCGCTAGTTCTGCGAGAGAGGGCACCTCGTACGGCTCCAAGAGCCAGTGCTCTGCCTCTGTCTCTTCcctgcaggaaaaggaaaggatttcGGATTGCCAGAGAGATCCTCCCTGCGGTgagtgcagcagctgccatccCCTGGAGCTTGTGGTCAGAGACCCTGTAAGCAGTGACTCTCCAGACGACGTTAATTCTTCGCTGCCTAAGGGGGTGGAACCCAAAGTGGAGTTTGACTCAGATGAAGTAGAGGTAGAAGTGGGCGAACGGCTGCCGCAGTATCCGACTCCATTGTCCCTCGAGCAGATGGAAGAGGGGCTGCACGGCGGGCAGGCGATGGACCTGGCCTGCAATAACTATCATATGAAACAATTCCTAGAGGCCCTGTTGCGCAACAGCTCAGCGCAGAGAAAGGATGATGTGGTTCATCACTTTGTCCGGGGCTTTGAGGGTAGGCCAGAGGATGCAGGGGTAGCCATGAGTTCCATGATGGACATTCACAGCGACTGGTATGGTGAGGACACAG ACTCACTTTTCAGCTGCTGGTCACCTGAGGTTTCACTGCTTTCCCAAGCGCAGCACTTGTTGGGATGTCTCACGTTGGCAGGAATATCTCCAAGCAGCAGTGTCGGGGACCTGGAGAAGAAGATGATCATATCCATATGCATTTCTCCTGAAGTGGACAATAAGGATTTGGGCATTTTATCTGCTTATG CTTTTAGTGGTCCTGCTACCTGA
- the ZBTB8B gene encoding zinc finger and BTB domain-containing protein 8B isoform X3, translating to MEMQSYYAKLLGELNEQRKRDFFCDCSIIVEGRIFKAHKNILFANSGYFRALLIHYIQDSGRHSTASLDIVTSEAFSIILDFLYSGKLDLCGENVIEEKERISDCQRDPPCGECSSCHPLELVVRDPVSSDSPDDVNSSLPKGVEPKVEFDSDEVEVEVGERLPQYPTPLSLEQMEEGLHGGQAMDLACNNYHMKQFLEALLRNSSAQRKDDVVHHFVRGFEGRPEDAGVAMSSMMDIHSDWYGEDTDSLFSCWSPEVSLLSQAQHLLGCLTLAGISPSSSVGDLEKKMIISICISPEVDNKDLGILSAYGDVLVVPIKLHKCPFCPYTAKQKGILKRHIRSHTGERPYPCETCGKRFTRQEHLRSHALSVHRSNKPIICKGCRRTFTSSLSQGLRRFGLCDSCTCVTTTHEDSMPINLSLMEPSSEGQEKGDADNDWPIYVESGEENDPADDDDADGDDKQEIHRSLSDRETLM from the exons ATGGAGATGCAGTCGTACTACGCCAAGCTCCTGGGAGAGCTCAACGAGCAGCGCAAGAGGGACTTCTTCTGCGACTGCAGCATTATCGTGGAGGGGAGGATCTTCAAAGCGCACAAAAACATCCTGTTTGCCAACAGCGGCTATTTCCGAGCCCTCCTGATCCACTACATCCAAGATAGTGGACGCCACAGCACCGCTTCTCTGGACATTGTCACCTCGGAGGCTTTCTCCATCATCCTCGATTTCCTCTACTCCGGGAAGCTGGATCTCTGTGGGGAAAATGTGATTGAG gaaaaggaaaggatttcGGATTGCCAGAGAGATCCTCCCTGCGGTgagtgcagcagctgccatccCCTGGAGCTTGTGGTCAGAGACCCTGTAAGCAGTGACTCTCCAGACGACGTTAATTCTTCGCTGCCTAAGGGGGTGGAACCCAAAGTGGAGTTTGACTCAGATGAAGTAGAGGTAGAAGTGGGCGAACGGCTGCCGCAGTATCCGACTCCATTGTCCCTCGAGCAGATGGAAGAGGGGCTGCACGGCGGGCAGGCGATGGACCTGGCCTGCAATAACTATCATATGAAACAATTCCTAGAGGCCCTGTTGCGCAACAGCTCAGCGCAGAGAAAGGATGATGTGGTTCATCACTTTGTCCGGGGCTTTGAGGGTAGGCCAGAGGATGCAGGGGTAGCCATGAGTTCCATGATGGACATTCACAGCGACTGGTATGGTGAGGACACAG ACTCACTTTTCAGCTGCTGGTCACCTGAGGTTTCACTGCTTTCCCAAGCGCAGCACTTGTTGGGATGTCTCACGTTGGCAGGAATATCTCCAAGCAGCAGTGTCGGGGACCTGGAGAAGAAGATGATCATATCCATATGCATTTCTCCTGAAGTGGACAATAAGGATTTGGGCATTTTATCTGCTTATG gtGATGTGTTAGTTGTGCCAATCAAGCTTCACAAATGTCCGTTCTGTCCCTACACGGCTAAACAGAAAGGAATACTAAAACGGCACATTCGCTCTCACACAGGTGAGAGACCCTACCCCTGTGAGACGTGTGGGAAACGTTTCACTCGGCAGGAACACCTTCGGAGTCATGCTTTAAGT GTGCATCGATCAAACAAGCCAATTATCTGTAAAGGTTGCAGGAGAACGTTCACAAGTAGCCTGTCCCAAGGATTGCGACGCTTTGGCTTGTGTGACAGCTGCACCTGTGTGACCACTACCCACGAGGACTCGATGCCCATTAACCTCAGCCTAATGGAACCTTCATCAGAAGGCCAAGAGAAGGGTGATGCCGATAACGATTGGCCCATATATGTGGAGTCTGGAGAGGAAAACGATCCAGCTGATGATGATGATGCCGATGGTGATGACAAGCAGGAAATCCACAGGAGTTTGTCAGACCGAGAAACGCTTATGTAG
- the ZBTB8B gene encoding zinc finger and BTB domain-containing protein 8B isoform X4, whose amino-acid sequence MEMQSYYAKLLGELNEQRKRDFFCDCSIIVEGRIFKAHKNILFANSGYFRALLIHYIQDSGRHSTASLDIVTSEAFSIILDFLYSGKLDLCGENVIEVMSAASYLQMTDVVNFCKTYIRSSLDICRKIEREAAFYQADSGSASSAREGTSYGSKSQCSASVSSLQEKERISDCQRDPPCGECSSCHPLELVVRDPVSSDSPDDVNSSLPKGVEPKVEFDSDEVEVEVGERLPQYPTPLSLEQMEEGLHGGQAMDLACNNYHMKQFLEALLRNSSAQRKDDVVHHFVRGFEGRPEDAGVAMSSMMDIHSDWYGEDTDSLFSCWSPEVSLLSQAQHLLGCLTLAGISPSSSVGDLEKKMIISICISPEVDNKDLGILSAYGNAGAQLASSKLP is encoded by the exons ATGGAGATGCAGTCGTACTACGCCAAGCTCCTGGGAGAGCTCAACGAGCAGCGCAAGAGGGACTTCTTCTGCGACTGCAGCATTATCGTGGAGGGGAGGATCTTCAAAGCGCACAAAAACATCCTGTTTGCCAACAGCGGCTATTTCCGAGCCCTCCTGATCCACTACATCCAAGATAGTGGACGCCACAGCACCGCTTCTCTGGACATTGTCACCTCGGAGGCTTTCTCCATCATCCTCGATTTCCTCTACTCCGGGAAGCTGGATCTCTGTGGGGAAAATGTGATTGAGGTGATGTCTGCAGCTAGCTATTTGCAGATGACCGATGTGGTCAACTTCTGCAAAACGTATATAAGGTCTTCGTTAGATATTTGCAGGAAAATAGAGAGAGAAGCTGCTTTCTATCAGGCTGATAGTGGGAGCGCTAGTTCTGCGAGAGAGGGCACCTCGTACGGCTCCAAGAGCCAGTGCTCTGCCTCTGTCTCTTCcctgcaggaaaaggaaaggatttcGGATTGCCAGAGAGATCCTCCCTGCGGTgagtgcagcagctgccatccCCTGGAGCTTGTGGTCAGAGACCCTGTAAGCAGTGACTCTCCAGACGACGTTAATTCTTCGCTGCCTAAGGGGGTGGAACCCAAAGTGGAGTTTGACTCAGATGAAGTAGAGGTAGAAGTGGGCGAACGGCTGCCGCAGTATCCGACTCCATTGTCCCTCGAGCAGATGGAAGAGGGGCTGCACGGCGGGCAGGCGATGGACCTGGCCTGCAATAACTATCATATGAAACAATTCCTAGAGGCCCTGTTGCGCAACAGCTCAGCGCAGAGAAAGGATGATGTGGTTCATCACTTTGTCCGGGGCTTTGAGGGTAGGCCAGAGGATGCAGGGGTAGCCATGAGTTCCATGATGGACATTCACAGCGACTGGTATGGTGAGGACACAG ACTCACTTTTCAGCTGCTGGTCACCTGAGGTTTCACTGCTTTCCCAAGCGCAGCACTTGTTGGGATGTCTCACGTTGGCAGGAATATCTCCAAGCAGCAGTGTCGGGGACCTGGAGAAGAAGATGATCATATCCATATGCATTTCTCCTGAAGTGGACAATAAGGATTTGGGCATTTTATCTGCTTATGGTAATGCTGGTGCACAACTTGCCTCATCCAAACTGCCTTAG